In uncultured Bacteroides sp., the following proteins share a genomic window:
- a CDS encoding HU family DNA-binding protein — protein sequence MGIPYKFKEINDNLSKDVKKKGGVHPIVKSREQLDTKALAEYIAGSNMPQRHEIEQAIAKTFNAIEKALSNGYTVSITDYGSFQLSAQFREDFNPEELHRAESIEVKSVNFRASTKMKKRIGVSGFEKSER from the coding sequence ATGGGCATACCATATAAATTCAAGGAGATAAACGATAATCTAAGTAAAGACGTAAAGAAAAAAGGCGGCGTACACCCCATTGTGAAAAGTCGGGAACAACTAGACACCAAGGCACTAGCCGAATACATCGCCGGAAGCAATATGCCGCAAAGGCATGAAATAGAACAGGCCATTGCCAAAACATTCAATGCTATTGAAAAAGCTTTGAGTAATGGTTATACCGTTTCCATCACTGATTACGGTTCCTTTCAACTTTCTGCTCAGTTCCGGGAGGATTTTAATCCTGAAGAGCTTCATCGTGCAGAGAGTATTGAGGTGAAGAGTGTTAATTTTCGGGCTTCTACTAAGATGAAGAAGAGGATTGGGGTTAGTGGGTTTGAGAAGAGTGAACGGTGA
- a CDS encoding ISAs1 family transposase: MSIISLCKQINDTRIDRKKEHSVESIVYIAMAAVLCGADSWNEIEEFGNSRKDFFAERISSFRNVPSHDTFNRFFSSLSPDYFERVFRYWMSEICEKYEGVVAIDGKTIRGASKCTRSNPEGESRFKLHMVSAWAAANGVTLGQVKVNRKSNEITAIPELLSALDLQNCIVTIDAMGCQKAIAKKIIDKEADYVLHVKNNQRKLYVDLRAWFEELDRNESDKNIAYSETQHAKYRTEETGHGRKEIRECFVYNHEGFEVFFKEWKGIKSIVRVTSERTIIKTGEISLEKRYYITSLGLEPQKIAEAVRAHWSVENNLHWQLDVSFGEDAGRKTGNAAQNFSLMNKIALMILKKSPRKGSIKGKRKAAGWDQGFLCELLLAQNF, encoded by the coding sequence ATGAGCATAATTAGTCTTTGTAAACAAATCAACGATACTCGTATTGACAGAAAAAAGGAACATTCAGTAGAATCGATAGTATATATTGCCATGGCTGCAGTTCTTTGTGGTGCTGATTCTTGGAATGAGATAGAAGAGTTTGGTAACTCCAGGAAAGATTTCTTTGCTGAACGTATTTCTTCTTTCAGGAATGTTCCCTCACATGATACCTTTAATCGCTTTTTTAGTAGTCTTTCACCCGATTATTTTGAACGTGTTTTCCGTTATTGGATGTCTGAAATTTGTGAAAAATATGAAGGAGTTGTGGCCATTGATGGAAAAACCATACGGGGTGCCAGCAAATGCACCCGCTCCAATCCAGAAGGAGAATCTCGTTTTAAACTTCATATGGTAAGTGCCTGGGCAGCAGCTAATGGGGTAACCTTAGGACAGGTCAAGGTAAATAGGAAAAGCAACGAGATTACGGCTATTCCTGAACTCCTTAGCGCTCTTGATCTACAGAACTGCATAGTGACGATTGATGCCATGGGATGTCAAAAGGCAATAGCCAAAAAGATTATCGATAAAGAAGCAGACTATGTTCTTCATGTAAAAAACAACCAAAGAAAACTGTATGTCGATTTACGGGCATGGTTTGAAGAGTTGGACAGAAATGAGAGTGATAAAAATATAGCATATAGTGAAACTCAACATGCCAAATACCGGACGGAGGAAACAGGACATGGACGCAAAGAAATCAGGGAATGCTTTGTATACAATCATGAAGGATTTGAGGTGTTTTTTAAAGAGTGGAAAGGAATAAAATCAATAGTAAGAGTTACTTCAGAAAGAACAATCATTAAGACAGGGGAGATATCTTTAGAAAAGAGATATTATATAACTTCCTTAGGTTTAGAGCCTCAGAAAATAGCAGAAGCAGTACGAGCGCACTGGTCTGTGGAAAACAATTTGCACTGGCAGTTAGATGTTTCCTTTGGAGAAGACGCCGGAAGAAAAACAGGAAATGCTGCCCAGAACTTTTCATTAATGAATAAGATAGCACTTATGATACTAAAGAAAAGTCCAAGAAAAGGCAGCATTAAAGGAAAAAGAAAAGCAGCCGGATGGGATCAAGGGTTCCTCTGTGAACTTTTATTGGCGCAAAATTTTTAA
- a CDS encoding VapE domain-containing protein, translating to MNVSLYNGGNKGRPTFVENLAIETVINSFKTLKYATLVDSIRNDDSDSAKAWEQLPAFTFAASFKGGRTKTNMEQYNGVIQLNSGKLEPEQAIRLRDKAAQEPNTLAAFVTTEGTGVVILSVISSPDGSIPDSNEEISKFHAHAFSVVSLYYESCLYIDFKKNEHSLLQLTSATYDPDLFFNPEAEVFLIATKKDFEKKTTKLLRNMEGEPVSFSHLPVGEQRDLEIKRAFDRAYSNVLNVESFKEDNRSEFVYGLAYFCCVAGIPEAETAKLALQRCTTEHFTPDDLRLTIRIKYKEYEDAVGADSGLTKVEKETRTLERFIKRNFMLRRNVILEGIEFRYADQSSHEWTELRDHHLNTIYIRAHKEGINCTLNDVKAMVDSEITPSHHPFKDYIFIPFTEWDGHDYIADVAATVPTKDPEYFEWCFRKWFVALVATLINDRVINHQILVLIGGKHGMGKSTWPERLLPPEWRKSHFDANVFSNNPNATRMKLSTGAILNIDELDTVQRYDQETVKELFTTFNINIRTSPDRPPRNFVRHASFFGTTNHLDILRDYTGSRRNLCHEVTGPINFDFKIDYKQLYAQAWNMIINGFRYYFNAEENDIVEQHNQHYMETDADMELFYEYYRKPEGEEEGIYLSAAKLADYIKKKTGIATSKKMINKLGKNLKSLGFQWKRINGYTVYLVVLKE from the coding sequence ATGAATGTATCCTTATATAACGGTGGGAATAAAGGACGTCCCACGTTTGTAGAAAACCTCGCTATAGAAACAGTTATCAACTCTTTCAAAACACTGAAGTACGCAACGCTTGTCGATAGTATACGCAACGATGATAGCGATTCCGCCAAAGCATGGGAACAACTCCCCGCTTTTACTTTTGCCGCTTCTTTCAAGGGTGGACGAACAAAGACAAATATGGAGCAGTACAACGGAGTGATTCAGCTCAACAGCGGCAAACTGGAACCCGAACAAGCCATTCGCTTACGGGACAAAGCAGCACAAGAGCCCAATACCTTGGCAGCATTTGTTACCACAGAAGGTACAGGAGTTGTAATCTTATCCGTCATTTCCAGTCCGGACGGCTCCATACCCGATAGTAATGAGGAGATTAGCAAATTTCACGCTCACGCTTTTTCCGTTGTCAGCTTATATTATGAATCGTGTTTGTATATTGACTTTAAGAAAAACGAACATTCCTTATTACAATTAACCTCAGCCACTTACGACCCTGATCTGTTTTTTAATCCCGAAGCTGAAGTATTTCTGATAGCTACCAAGAAAGATTTTGAGAAGAAAACAACGAAGCTACTCCGGAACATGGAGGGAGAGCCTGTCTCCTTTTCACATCTGCCGGTGGGCGAACAGCGGGATCTCGAAATAAAAAGGGCATTCGACCGTGCTTACTCAAACGTGCTCAATGTGGAGTCATTCAAGGAAGATAACCGGTCGGAGTTTGTGTACGGTTTGGCATACTTTTGTTGCGTGGCAGGTATTCCGGAGGCCGAAACCGCCAAACTGGCACTCCAACGCTGCACCACGGAACATTTTACCCCCGATGATCTTCGTCTCACCATCCGCATCAAGTACAAGGAGTACGAGGATGCCGTGGGTGCTGACAGCGGACTGACAAAAGTGGAGAAAGAGACACGCACGCTCGAAAGGTTTATCAAGCGAAACTTTATGCTTCGCCGCAATGTGATTCTGGAAGGTATTGAATTCCGTTATGCCGATCAGTCGAGCCACGAATGGACAGAGCTTCGCGATCATCACCTCAACACCATTTACATACGCGCACATAAAGAAGGAATAAACTGTACCCTTAATGATGTAAAGGCAATGGTCGATTCCGAGATCACTCCCTCCCATCACCCTTTCAAGGATTATATCTTTATCCCTTTCACCGAATGGGACGGGCACGACTATATTGCCGATGTGGCAGCCACCGTACCCACCAAAGATCCCGAGTATTTTGAATGGTGCTTCCGCAAATGGTTCGTGGCTTTAGTCGCCACTTTAATAAACGACCGTGTGATTAATCATCAGATTCTGGTATTGATTGGCGGCAAACACGGTATGGGAAAATCCACCTGGCCGGAAAGATTGTTGCCTCCCGAATGGCGGAAGAGTCATTTCGATGCCAACGTATTTTCCAATAATCCGAATGCCACCCGCATGAAACTGAGCACGGGCGCCATTCTGAATATTGACGAGTTGGACACCGTTCAGCGCTATGACCAGGAGACAGTGAAAGAGCTTTTCACCACCTTCAACATCAATATCCGCACTTCCCCCGACCGTCCGCCACGGAATTTTGTGCGTCACGCTTCATTCTTCGGCACAACAAATCACTTAGATATTCTGAGAGATTACACCGGTAGCCGTCGTAACTTGTGTCATGAAGTAACCGGTCCCATCAATTTTGATTTCAAAATAGATTACAAGCAACTCTACGCCCAGGCATGGAACATGATTATCAACGGTTTCCGCTATTACTTCAATGCAGAAGAGAATGATATTGTGGAACAACACAATCAGCATTACATGGAAACGGATGCAGATATGGAGTTGTTCTATGAATACTATCGTAAACCAGAGGGTGAAGAGGAAGGTATCTATCTTTCTGCTGCGAAATTGGCGGATTATATTAAGAAAAAGACGGGGATTGCTACTAGTAAGAAGATGATAAACAAACTGGGTAAAAACCTGAAATCACTTGGTTTTCAATGGAAAAGGATAAATGGATACACTGTTTATCTTGTTGTTCTAAAAGAATAG
- a CDS encoding beta-galactosidase, translated as MHSQTRTFKAGKNTFLLNDKPFVIKAAEIHYPRVPEAYWEHRIEMCKSLGMNTLCLYVFWNLHEQNPDEFDFTGNKDIARFCRLAQKHGMYVIVRPGPYVCAEWEMGGLPWWLLKKKDIKLRTLDTYYMERVRKFMKVLGTQLADLQITRGGNIIMVQVENEYGSYGIDKPYVSAIRDIVRESGFTDVPLFQCDWSSNFTNNALDDLLWTVNFGTGANIEDQFKKLKSLRPESPLMCSEFWSGWFDHWGRKHETRDGATMVTGLKDMLDQNISFSLYMTHGGTTFGQWGGGNNPAYSAMCSSYDYDAPISEAGWTTPKFWQLRELLSKYVAPDEKLADVPAANPVIGIPEIKFEQAAPLFSNLPAPKKSVDIQPMEQFNQGWGTILYRTTLPKVKAGTTLLITEMHDWAQIFVNGKLIGRLDRRHGENSITLPALKAGARLDILVEAMGRVNFSQSIHDRKGITEKVELILNSGKVNLKNWLVYNFPVDYKFVQDKKYTAKGKQTAPAYYRATFNLEKTGDTFLDMETWGKGMVWVNGHAMGRMWEIGPQQTLYMPGCWLKKGENEIIVLDLKGPQQATIKGLKTPILDMLREKAPETHRKDGQKLELQNESPVSQGTFTLRSGWQEVKFDKQVKGRYFCLEGLSAFDGSNIASVAELHVLGADGQPLSRENWKILYADSEETRSGNRTADKVFDLQESTFWSAVDNAAYPHQIVIDLGKDAVVTGFRYLPRAEKGCPGMIKDYKVYVKADNFKY; from the coding sequence ATGCACTCGCAAACAAGGACTTTCAAGGCAGGGAAAAATACATTCCTCTTAAATGATAAGCCTTTTGTAATTAAAGCGGCAGAGATACACTATCCACGTGTGCCCGAAGCTTATTGGGAACATCGTATTGAGATGTGTAAATCTCTGGGCATGAATACGCTTTGTCTGTATGTATTCTGGAATCTTCATGAACAGAACCCGGATGAATTTGACTTTACCGGCAACAAGGACATTGCCCGTTTCTGCCGGTTGGCACAAAAACACGGAATGTACGTTATTGTACGCCCGGGACCTTATGTTTGCGCTGAGTGGGAAATGGGTGGATTGCCTTGGTGGTTGCTCAAAAAGAAAGATATAAAGCTTCGTACACTTGACACCTATTATATGGAGCGTGTACGCAAGTTTATGAAGGTACTTGGCACGCAACTGGCCGATCTGCAGATTACCCGTGGTGGTAACATCATCATGGTTCAGGTAGAAAACGAGTATGGTTCTTATGGTATAGATAAACCTTATGTAAGTGCCATCAGAGACATTGTACGGGAATCGGGATTTACTGATGTTCCTCTTTTCCAATGCGACTGGAGTTCAAACTTTACCAATAATGCGCTCGATGATTTGTTGTGGACAGTAAACTTTGGTACAGGTGCCAATATTGAAGATCAGTTTAAGAAACTAAAAAGCCTTCGTCCGGAATCTCCGTTGATGTGCAGCGAGTTCTGGTCGGGTTGGTTCGACCATTGGGGACGCAAACACGAAACCCGCGACGGTGCTACCATGGTGACAGGTTTAAAAGATATGCTCGATCAGAATATCTCTTTCAGTCTTTACATGACTCACGGAGGTACAACTTTCGGTCAATGGGGCGGTGGAAATAATCCTGCATATTCAGCTATGTGTAGTTCTTATGACTATGATGCTCCAATCAGTGAAGCGGGATGGACAACACCTAAGTTCTGGCAACTACGTGAACTGTTATCTAAATATGTGGCTCCGGATGAGAAATTAGCCGATGTTCCGGCAGCCAATCCAGTAATCGGGATTCCTGAAATTAAGTTTGAGCAAGCAGCTCCTTTATTCTCTAATCTTCCTGCTCCAAAGAAGAGTGTTGATATCCAACCCATGGAACAGTTTAACCAAGGATGGGGAACTATCTTATACCGCACTACTTTACCTAAAGTAAAAGCCGGAACCACATTGCTTATTACCGAAATGCACGACTGGGCACAGATCTTTGTCAATGGCAAACTGATTGGTCGTCTTGATCGCCGTCACGGAGAAAACAGCATTACGCTTCCTGCCCTGAAAGCCGGTGCCAGACTGGATATCCTTGTTGAGGCTATGGGGCGTGTGAACTTTAGTCAGTCCATTCACGACCGCAAAGGCATCACTGAAAAAGTGGAATTGATTTTAAATAGCGGAAAAGTTAATCTGAAAAACTGGTTGGTATACAACTTCCCTGTAGATTATAAATTCGTTCAGGATAAGAAATACACAGCAAAAGGCAAACAGACTGCACCTGCATATTACCGTGCAACCTTTAATCTGGAGAAAACAGGCGATACATTCCTTGATATGGAAACCTGGGGCAAAGGAATGGTTTGGGTAAACGGTCATGCTATGGGACGTATGTGGGAAATTGGTCCACAGCAAACTCTTTACATGCCGGGCTGTTGGCTGAAAAAGGGTGAGAACGAGATTATTGTTCTCGACCTCAAAGGCCCTCAACAAGCAACTATCAAAGGTTTGAAAACTCCTATTCTGGATATGCTTCGCGAGAAAGCTCCTGAAACACACCGAAAAGATGGTCAGAAACTGGAACTTCAGAACGAATCACCTGTGTCGCAAGGCACATTTACCCTTCGCAGCGGTTGGCAGGAAGTGAAGTTTGATAAGCAAGTAAAAGGTCGTTACTTCTGTCTGGAAGGACTTTCAGCATTCGATGGTTCAAACATAGCATCTGTTGCAGAGTTACATGTATTGGGAGCCGACGGTCAACCTCTTTCACGCGAAAACTGGAAGATTCTTTATGCCGATAGCGAAGAGACAAGAAGCGGTAACCGCACAGCCGATAAGGTTTTCGACCTGCAGGAATCTACATTCTGGAGTGCGGTAGACAATGCAGCCTATCCACATCAAATTGTGATTGATCTTGGTAAAGACGCAGTGGTTACAGGTTTCAGATACCTGCCACGTGCCGAAAAAGGTTGTCCAGGAATGATTAAGGACTATAAAGTCTACGTTAAAGCTGATAATTTTAAATATTAA
- a CDS encoding glycoside hydrolase, whose protein sequence is MNILLFLSMLSLASCGNDGVDPSPTGDIDADITKSITVDASVTYQTIDGFAASDCWAPNYIGKYWVESEKDQIANLLFSKEIKNGAPQGIGLSMWRFNLGGGTAEQGIGSNIEDKSRRAECFLQQDGSLDWTHQQGQQYFLNKAKSLGCESFVMFSNTPPVNYTVNGKGYSAKGAFANLKDDCYDDFANYMATALSHFKDQGINFSFISPVNEPQYNWASPSQEGSGWQNSEIKRLTVELNRALTEKNLNTKILLAEAGDWEYLYKVKNEAERSDVINNFFNAGSANYVGDLTHVAPIIGGHSYWTDTNWSTLSNVRSQVATAATAKGLKVYQTEWSMMSDTYEDYPGHDNASYMDIALCMSKVIHHDLATANVSSWSYWTSMDVERWGHKNRFLLINTTPADGAYGDIEKSGTHEATKTLWTLGNYSLFIRPGYQRVNLTIQNSSNTFFGSAYLSPQKDRLVVVYTNLTAKVIGADLSLKGFTKQASSIKQYTTNASSDLAETTVTTKSCAIQPKSVVTVVYDFK, encoded by the coding sequence ATGAATATATTACTTTTTCTTAGTATGTTATCACTCGCTTCCTGTGGAAACGATGGAGTTGATCCTTCACCTACAGGAGATATAGATGCAGACATCACAAAGAGTATAACAGTTGATGCTTCAGTTACTTACCAGACCATAGATGGTTTTGCAGCCTCAGATTGCTGGGCTCCCAATTATATAGGTAAGTATTGGGTAGAAAGCGAAAAAGATCAGATTGCCAATCTTCTTTTCTCAAAAGAGATAAAAAATGGCGCTCCTCAAGGTATTGGTTTGTCCATGTGGCGTTTTAATCTGGGTGGTGGAACAGCAGAACAGGGTATCGGAAGCAACATTGAAGATAAATCACGCCGGGCAGAATGTTTTTTGCAGCAGGATGGCAGTCTCGACTGGACTCACCAGCAGGGACAGCAATATTTTCTGAATAAGGCTAAAAGCTTAGGTTGTGAATCGTTTGTGATGTTCAGCAATACCCCTCCGGTAAACTATACAGTGAATGGTAAGGGATACTCTGCAAAAGGAGCATTTGCAAATCTGAAGGACGATTGCTATGACGATTTTGCTAATTATATGGCCACAGCCCTCTCCCATTTTAAAGATCAGGGAATCAATTTCAGTTTTATCAGTCCGGTGAATGAGCCACAATACAACTGGGCATCACCTTCGCAGGAAGGAAGCGGATGGCAGAACAGTGAAATCAAACGTTTAACCGTTGAGCTGAACAGAGCACTAACTGAAAAGAATCTCAATACAAAGATTTTACTGGCCGAAGCCGGTGACTGGGAATATCTGTATAAAGTAAAAAATGAAGCTGAGCGCAGCGACGTAATAAATAATTTCTTTAATGCAGGTTCTGCAAATTATGTAGGAGATTTAACTCACGTAGCACCTATTATCGGAGGTCATAGTTATTGGACAGATACAAACTGGTCCACTCTTTCTAATGTTCGTAGTCAGGTTGCCACAGCTGCCACAGCTAAAGGCTTGAAGGTGTATCAAACAGAATGGAGTATGATGAGTGATACCTATGAAGATTATCCCGGACACGACAATGCTTCTTACATGGACATAGCTCTTTGCATGTCTAAAGTGATTCATCATGATTTAGCTACAGCCAATGTATCTTCGTGGTCATACTGGACTTCTATGGATGTGGAACGCTGGGGACATAAGAACAGATTCTTATTAATAAATACAACTCCTGCCGATGGAGCTTACGGAGATATTGAAAAGAGTGGTACTCACGAGGCAACAAAAACATTGTGGACGTTGGGTAATTACAGCCTTTTCATCCGTCCGGGTTATCAGCGTGTGAATTTAACCATTCAGAATTCCTCAAATACATTCTTCGGTTCAGCTTATCTTTCTCCACAAAAAGACAGATTGGTAGTAGTATACACAAACCTCACCGCTAAAGTAATCGGAGCAGATCTTTCATTGAAAGGCTTCACTAAACAGGCATCCAGCATCAAGCAATATACAACAAATGCTTCCTCTGACTTAGCAGAGACAACTGTGACTACTAAATCCTGTGCCATTCAGCCAAAATCTGTTGTAACGGTTGTTTATGACTTTAAATAA
- a CDS encoding RagB/SusD family nutrient uptake outer membrane protein, with protein MKRSIIALSLSALLTAGISSCSNFLEQPVLGQENLDTYFQSENDCTKAITGCYQSIFYDDWWQIAKFWNLSGMCTDDMWMGNTSQDQGDFLSLSHYTSGGSSNGAAQNFWQFRYKGIYRCNVAINHIPDAQMANTELQKRLVGEAKFLRGFFYFDLTRNFGALPLILTEAMPSDVKGITRSSLDNTYAQIEKDLKEAIEVLPKRSAYGSTDLGRVTKGAAQGYLAKVYLYQEKYAEAEALLKDIIDSGEYELLSDFGKVWAIESNNSKEGLFEVQYTYDATYGLGASLPIVSGSRDDSGWSWGLPTANLEKAFIDAGDNVRLKWTIIKHGATEIAGENNFAGLLAGYSEATKSAYPNMFVASPGNHKSARVSRKFYIPVNQRPATFNKGYIPQNQRLLRYADILLMYAEVENALGKDNEALVYLNKVRNRVQLSDLALTGTKLRDAIRNERRLELALEGERLYDIRRWKGADNKPLVCSIMGPNGSFVKANTNQATADPLEWANQKENSNKGYYFDEKRDLLFPIPISEITMSEGTIEQNPGY; from the coding sequence ATGAAAAGATCTATTATAGCTTTATCATTGTCTGCATTACTGACAGCAGGCATCAGCAGTTGTTCCAACTTTTTGGAGCAACCCGTATTAGGCCAGGAAAATCTGGACACATATTTCCAAAGTGAAAACGATTGTACTAAGGCAATCACCGGCTGTTATCAGTCTATATTTTACGATGACTGGTGGCAGATAGCCAAATTCTGGAACCTCTCAGGTATGTGTACAGATGATATGTGGATGGGAAATACTTCACAGGACCAGGGCGATTTTCTTTCATTGTCACATTACACCAGTGGTGGTTCAAGTAATGGAGCAGCTCAGAACTTCTGGCAGTTTCGTTACAAAGGTATCTATCGTTGCAATGTAGCAATTAACCATATACCAGATGCTCAAATGGCAAACACAGAATTGCAGAAACGTCTGGTTGGTGAAGCTAAATTTCTCCGTGGTTTCTTCTACTTTGATTTAACACGCAATTTTGGTGCCTTGCCACTTATATTAACTGAAGCTATGCCTTCTGATGTGAAAGGTATTACCCGTAGTAGTCTGGACAACACTTATGCTCAGATTGAGAAAGACCTGAAAGAAGCTATCGAAGTACTTCCAAAACGTAGTGCTTACGGTTCTACTGATCTTGGCCGTGTTACCAAAGGTGCTGCACAAGGTTATCTGGCTAAAGTTTATCTGTATCAGGAAAAATATGCTGAAGCAGAAGCTTTATTGAAAGACATTATTGACTCTGGTGAATATGAGTTGCTAAGTGATTTTGGTAAAGTATGGGCTATTGAATCAAACAACAGCAAAGAGGGACTTTTCGAGGTACAGTATACATACGATGCCACTTATGGTCTTGGAGCTTCACTTCCTATTGTCAGCGGATCACGTGACGATTCAGGATGGTCATGGGGATTACCTACCGCCAATCTGGAAAAGGCATTTATTGATGCCGGTGATAATGTTCGTCTGAAATGGACTATCATTAAGCATGGTGCTACAGAAATAGCCGGTGAAAATAATTTCGCAGGATTACTGGCAGGATATTCTGAGGCTACAAAGAGTGCCTATCCGAATATGTTCGTTGCTTCTCCGGGAAACCATAAATCAGCTCGTGTAAGTCGCAAGTTTTATATTCCTGTAAACCAGCGTCCGGCTACTTTTAACAAAGGCTATATTCCACAGAACCAACGTCTGCTTCGTTATGCTGACATCTTATTGATGTATGCCGAAGTAGAGAACGCACTGGGTAAAGATAACGAAGCACTCGTTTATTTGAATAAGGTACGTAATCGTGTGCAATTGTCTGATTTGGCTCTTACCGGAACCAAGCTTCGTGATGCCATTCGCAATGAACGCCGTTTGGAATTAGCACTTGAGGGCGAACGCCTCTACGATATCCGTCGTTGGAAAGGTGCTGATAACAAACCTTTGGTATGCAGCATTATGGGACCAAACGGATCTTTTGTAAAGGCAAATACAAATCAGGCTACAGCCGATCCTCTTGAATGGGCTAATCAGAAAGAAAATAGTAATAAAGGTTACTATTTCGATGAAAAACGTGATTTACTGTTCCCTATTCCTATTTCAGAAATCACCATGTCTGAAGGAACTATTGAGCAGAATCCGGGGTATTAA